The Amycolatopsis sp. DG1A-15b genome window below encodes:
- a CDS encoding MarR family transcriptional regulator, which translates to MQPLEDADPDVAALDGLTVVLVGIAWECAHAAPPEVSFPQTRLLLVLDRLGRVPSSQLAAAMGVNASSVTRLADRLEALGYVARGRSPGNRSVVTLEVTGTGHEIVARMLERRHAALGSLLDKLPPAQRKAAAEAARQLVHAAATIPALGPAAL; encoded by the coding sequence ATGCAACCCCTCGAAGACGCCGACCCCGACGTGGCCGCCCTCGACGGCCTCACCGTGGTCCTGGTCGGGATCGCCTGGGAATGCGCGCACGCGGCCCCGCCGGAGGTGTCGTTCCCGCAGACGCGGCTGCTGCTGGTCCTCGACCGCCTCGGCCGCGTCCCGAGCTCGCAGCTGGCGGCGGCGATGGGCGTCAACGCGTCCTCGGTGACCCGGCTGGCCGACCGCCTGGAAGCCCTCGGTTACGTGGCACGCGGCCGCAGCCCCGGCAACCGCAGCGTCGTCACGCTGGAGGTCACCGGAACCGGGCACGAGATCGTGGCGCGGATGCTCGAGCGGCGCCACGCCGCGCTGGGGTCGCTGCTGGACAAGCTGCCACCGGCGCAGCGGAAGGCCGCGGCCGAGGCGGCCCGGCAGCTGGTGCACGCGGCCGCCACCATCCCGGCGCTCGGCCCGGCCGCGCTGTGA
- a CDS encoding helix-turn-helix domain-containing protein → MPASSLLRQVLEAMADDETVLDELVKAARSQSPEVARLPEAENRRHVHFLLSAALRATTNPDTADYTTAEALGADRAAQGVPLTDLLRGVQAGRTLAARFAVERARAAGLPDDVILETILDAERYTGALERHIVKGYHAAELQLSRTVRDARTQLLRTLLLAGHPPTPEELRQAGLRPEGRYACVVSDVSDPARARTLEQALLEFGGVYGLVEGRLTGLAARPPAGVALADGVLVVVAPPAALPELREVHRLCTAAARIAGAGYHDLTELAGEIALTAQPLLAELLTAGVLGALDPGNAFHRELAATALAYLDHGQRLRPTAEALHLHPNTVRYRLDRLAELTPLALAENSGGRVLDAVRSWWALHHWLGGR, encoded by the coding sequence GTGCCGGCCTCATCGCTGCTCCGGCAGGTGCTGGAGGCGATGGCCGACGACGAGACCGTCCTGGACGAGCTGGTGAAGGCCGCGCGGAGCCAGTCACCGGAGGTCGCGCGGCTGCCGGAGGCCGAGAACCGGCGGCACGTCCACTTCCTGCTGTCGGCCGCGCTGCGCGCCACGACGAACCCCGACACCGCGGACTACACCACCGCCGAGGCGCTGGGCGCCGACCGGGCCGCGCAGGGCGTCCCGCTCACCGACCTGCTGCGCGGGGTCCAGGCCGGGCGCACGCTCGCGGCCCGCTTCGCCGTCGAACGCGCGCGGGCGGCGGGCCTGCCCGACGACGTCATCCTCGAGACCATCCTCGACGCCGAGCGCTACACCGGCGCGCTGGAACGGCACATCGTCAAGGGCTACCACGCCGCCGAGCTCCAGCTGTCGCGGACGGTCCGCGACGCGCGGACCCAGCTGCTGCGCACCCTGCTGCTGGCCGGGCACCCGCCCACGCCGGAAGAGCTCCGGCAGGCGGGGCTGCGTCCCGAAGGCCGGTACGCCTGCGTGGTGTCCGACGTCAGCGACCCGGCGCGGGCGCGCACCCTCGAACAGGCGCTGCTCGAGTTCGGCGGGGTGTACGGGCTGGTCGAGGGCAGGCTGACCGGTCTGGCGGCGCGCCCGCCCGCCGGCGTCGCCCTCGCCGACGGGGTCCTGGTGGTCGTCGCGCCCCCGGCCGCCCTGCCCGAGCTGCGGGAGGTGCACCGCCTCTGCACGGCGGCGGCCCGGATCGCCGGCGCCGGCTACCACGACCTCACCGAGCTGGCGGGCGAAATCGCGCTGACGGCCCAGCCGCTGCTGGCGGAGCTGCTCACCGCCGGCGTGCTCGGCGCGCTCGACCCGGGCAACGCGTTCCACCGCGAGCTGGCCGCGACGGCGCTGGCCTACCTCGACCACGGCCAGCGCCTGCGTCCCACGGCGGAGGCACTGCACCTGCACCCCAACACGGTCCGGTACCGCCTCGACCGGCTGGCCGAGCTCACCCCGCTGGCCTTGGCCGAAAACAGCGGCGGCCGTGTCCTCGACGCCGTCCGGTCGTGGTGGGCCCTGCACCACTGGCTCGGCGGCCGATAA
- a CDS encoding DUF5655 domain-containing protein codes for MPTRWTCPRCDREFARAGQGHTCVPGCTVEETFAGKAPWQREVYDAVLEHLRTLGDVHEDAVKVGVFLKRDRKLAELRPRSRDVLVYLWLPRPIETARIAPASWASGPRVGHKLSLRAVSDVDDEVRGWLTIAFETS; via the coding sequence ATGCCGACCCGGTGGACGTGCCCGCGCTGCGACCGCGAGTTCGCGCGTGCCGGCCAGGGGCACACCTGTGTCCCCGGCTGCACGGTCGAGGAGACCTTCGCCGGCAAGGCGCCTTGGCAGCGCGAGGTCTACGACGCCGTCCTCGAGCACTTGCGCACCCTCGGCGACGTCCACGAAGACGCCGTCAAGGTCGGGGTGTTCCTCAAGCGGGACCGGAAGCTGGCCGAGCTGCGCCCGCGCTCGCGGGACGTGCTGGTGTACCTGTGGCTGCCACGGCCGATCGAAACGGCCCGCATCGCCCCGGCGAGCTGGGCGAGCGGGCCGCGTGTCGGGCACAAGCTCAGCCTGCGCGCGGTGTCCGATGTGGACGACGAAGTCCGCGGCTGGCTGACGATCGCGTTCGAGACGTCCTGA
- a CDS encoding YncE family protein: MRNSPVRRKRSYLSRLACLTASAALLATGAAVPATGAAAALREVMFVGNNWEGTADVIQSRGSFARIGRVNIIPDKDQRLAEIYLNPIKLAFFLGIRNGPGEGHDQFVDDMYTTPDGGSVVASRPSFADVVSINLTTGRINWRFPVSGFRSDHMAVSPDGRRVAVSASTSNTVHVLDIVTGQQVGSFATGDKPHENVFTDGGRYLWNMSIGDVNTDLDDPGWDFTKGDRRITVVDAATFRQVKVIDMRQRLDAFGRSDLSDAVRPVAFTPDESKLYFQVSFFNGFAEYDVATDKITRVKELPKNPATSDDRKTFVNDSRHHGMSMNPAGTKLCVAGTMDDYATVVDRASLQQGTLVPAVKPYWATVSGDGKACVISEAGADQVTAIDFATGQKLLSVPVGDHPQRVRIGHVPDGWTGPAGS; the protein is encoded by the coding sequence GTGCGCAATTCCCCGGTCCGTCGGAAACGCTCGTACCTCTCCCGCCTGGCCTGCCTCACCGCCTCGGCCGCCCTGCTGGCGACCGGCGCCGCGGTGCCGGCGACCGGCGCCGCGGCGGCCCTGCGGGAGGTGATGTTCGTCGGCAACAACTGGGAAGGCACGGCGGACGTCATCCAGTCGCGCGGCTCGTTCGCCCGCATCGGGCGGGTGAACATCATCCCCGACAAGGACCAGCGCCTGGCGGAGATCTACCTCAACCCGATCAAGCTGGCCTTCTTCCTCGGCATCCGCAACGGGCCCGGCGAAGGCCACGACCAGTTCGTCGACGACATGTACACGACGCCGGACGGCGGTTCGGTGGTGGCGTCGCGGCCGAGTTTCGCCGATGTCGTCTCGATCAACCTGACGACCGGCCGGATCAACTGGCGCTTCCCGGTGTCGGGCTTCCGCTCCGACCACATGGCGGTTTCGCCGGACGGCCGCCGCGTCGCCGTCTCCGCCTCGACGTCGAACACCGTGCACGTGCTGGACATCGTCACCGGCCAGCAGGTGGGCTCCTTCGCGACCGGGGACAAGCCGCACGAGAACGTCTTCACCGACGGCGGCCGGTACCTGTGGAACATGTCGATCGGCGACGTCAACACCGACCTCGACGACCCGGGCTGGGACTTCACCAAGGGGGACCGGCGCATCACCGTCGTGGACGCCGCGACGTTCCGCCAGGTCAAGGTGATCGACATGCGCCAGCGGCTCGACGCCTTCGGCCGCAGTGACCTCTCGGACGCCGTGCGCCCGGTCGCGTTCACCCCGGACGAGTCGAAGCTGTACTTCCAGGTGTCGTTCTTCAACGGTTTCGCCGAGTACGACGTCGCCACCGACAAGATCACGCGGGTCAAGGAACTGCCGAAGAACCCGGCCACCAGCGACGACCGCAAGACCTTCGTCAACGACTCGCGCCACCACGGCATGTCGATGAACCCGGCCGGCACCAAGCTCTGCGTCGCCGGGACCATGGACGACTACGCCACGGTCGTCGACCGTGCGTCCCTGCAGCAGGGGACCCTGGTGCCCGCGGTGAAGCCGTACTGGGCGACGGTGAGCGGCGACGGCAAGGCCTGCGTGATCTCGGAGGCCGGCGCCGACCAGGTCACCGCCATCGACTTCGCGACCGGGCAGAAGCTCCTTTCGGTGCCGGTCGGCGACCACCCGCAGCGGGTCCGCATCGGCCACGTGCCCGACGGCTGGACGGGACCCGCGGGTTCCTGA
- a CDS encoding HIT family protein, protein MAELRRMPATTSTGECVFCAIGTGQAPAAFVHEDDDFVAIVDLRPVTTGHLLVLPRAHHADLASLPASAGARMFTIAQELAAALRRTDLQCEAINLFLADGKAAGQEIPHVHLHVIPRFAGDGFVLNADWRVRTKEELTEVAAKVRAAR, encoded by the coding sequence ATGGCTGAACTCCGCCGCATGCCGGCGACCACGTCGACCGGAGAATGCGTTTTCTGCGCGATCGGCACGGGCCAGGCGCCGGCTGCCTTCGTCCACGAGGACGACGACTTCGTCGCGATCGTCGACCTGCGCCCGGTGACGACCGGCCACCTGCTGGTCCTCCCCCGGGCGCACCACGCGGACCTGGCTTCGCTCCCGGCTTCCGCCGGCGCGCGGATGTTCACCATCGCCCAGGAACTGGCGGCGGCGTTGCGGCGCACGGACCTGCAGTGCGAGGCGATCAACCTGTTCCTGGCCGACGGCAAGGCCGCGGGCCAGGAGATCCCCCACGTCCACCTGCACGTGATCCCCCGCTTCGCCGGCGACGGCTTCGTGCTGAACGCCGACTGGCGGGTGCGGACGAAGGAGGAGCTGACGGAGGTCGCGGCGAAGGTCCGGGCGGCGCGTTAG
- a CDS encoding FAD-dependent monooxygenase → MTKNILISGASIAGPALAYWLHHHGFDVTVVERAPSLREGGYKVDIRGVAVDVVRRMGLLEQVHAASTDMRGAAFVNKRGKQLATLDADTFGFRHGDDTEILRGDLARILHDATRSNAEYVFGDWITGLDQRPDGVEVTFAHGAPRRFDLVVGADGLHSGVRALAFGPEEDYLRRFDAYISISTVPNRFELDRWELLHSAAPGKMVNVYSTARAADAKAAFWFTAPPLTYDRRDVDAQKDLVADRFAGLGWEIPALLEAMREADDFYFDPVCQIVLDKLSVGRVTLLGDAGYCASPASGQGTSLALAGAYVLAGELAASDDVATALSRYEAAMRPFIEKNQALAKTALRGIIPQSRAFAWFNTRMIKLMPYLPGRNRVLEQMSRPIREAANALELKDYAAGAGDRARDGYPR, encoded by the coding sequence ATGACGAAGAACATCCTGATCTCCGGCGCCAGCATCGCCGGCCCCGCCCTCGCTTATTGGCTGCACCACCACGGCTTCGACGTCACCGTCGTCGAGCGCGCCCCGAGCCTGCGCGAAGGCGGCTACAAGGTCGACATCCGGGGCGTCGCGGTCGACGTCGTCCGCCGGATGGGCCTGCTGGAGCAGGTGCACGCGGCGAGCACCGACATGCGGGGCGCGGCGTTCGTGAACAAGCGCGGCAAGCAGCTGGCCACCCTCGACGCGGACACGTTCGGCTTCCGCCACGGCGACGACACCGAGATCCTGCGCGGCGACCTGGCCCGGATTCTCCATGACGCCACGCGCTCGAACGCCGAATACGTCTTCGGCGACTGGATCACCGGCCTCGACCAGCGTCCCGACGGCGTCGAGGTGACGTTCGCCCACGGCGCGCCCCGCCGGTTCGACCTGGTGGTCGGCGCGGACGGCCTGCATTCCGGCGTCCGCGCGCTGGCGTTCGGCCCGGAGGAGGACTACCTGCGCCGCTTCGACGCCTACATTTCGATCTCGACGGTGCCCAACCGTTTCGAGCTGGACCGCTGGGAGCTGCTGCACTCGGCGGCGCCGGGCAAGATGGTCAACGTCTACAGCACCGCGCGGGCGGCCGACGCGAAGGCGGCGTTCTGGTTCACCGCGCCCCCGCTGACCTACGACCGCCGCGACGTCGATGCCCAGAAGGACCTGGTGGCGGACCGGTTCGCCGGCCTGGGCTGGGAAATCCCGGCGCTGCTGGAGGCGATGCGCGAGGCGGACGACTTCTACTTCGACCCGGTGTGCCAGATCGTGCTGGACAAGCTGTCGGTGGGCCGGGTGACGCTGCTCGGCGACGCGGGCTACTGCGCGTCACCGGCCTCGGGCCAGGGCACGAGCCTGGCGCTGGCGGGCGCGTACGTCCTGGCGGGCGAACTGGCGGCATCGGACGACGTCGCCACGGCGTTGTCCCGGTACGAAGCCGCGATGCGGCCGTTCATCGAGAAGAACCAGGCCCTGGCGAAGACGGCGTTGCGGGGCATCATCCCGCAGTCCCGGGCGTTCGCGTGGTTCAACACCCGGATGATCAAGCTGATGCCGTACCTGCCGGGCCGCAACCGCGTCCTGGAGCAGATGTCCCGCCCCATCCGCGAAGCGGCGAACGCCCTGGAGCTGAAGGACTACGCGGCTGGTGCGGGGGATCGTGCCCGCGACGGGTACCCGCGGTGA
- a CDS encoding DUF4142 domain-containing protein translates to MPDHRGMTGRAKARTALVVVATLAVVGVGSVMVLNASAQTAPGSTQAQVPAHNMGGMQMGSAAQAAATNDVAGAGPVTELDKTFLVKVRQAGLWEIPAGDLAQTHASSEAVKRAGLHLLDGHSHLDQLVREDAKILGVTLPDQASAEQQGWVRQLTNAQGLEFDKLFANLLRASHGKIFATIAEVRAGTQNDVIRRHATQANQTVLDHMTVLEDTGLVDATTIADVAAAVNPPAK, encoded by the coding sequence ATGCCGGATCACCGTGGCATGACGGGCCGTGCCAAGGCCCGGACCGCGCTGGTCGTCGTGGCCACGCTCGCCGTGGTCGGCGTCGGCTCGGTCATGGTGCTGAACGCCAGCGCCCAGACCGCGCCCGGCTCGACGCAGGCGCAGGTCCCGGCGCACAACATGGGCGGCATGCAGATGGGTTCGGCCGCCCAGGCCGCGGCCACGAACGACGTGGCCGGCGCCGGGCCGGTCACCGAGCTCGACAAGACTTTCCTGGTCAAGGTCCGCCAAGCGGGGCTCTGGGAGATCCCCGCGGGTGACCTGGCGCAGACCCACGCCAGCAGCGAGGCCGTGAAGCGCGCCGGGCTGCACCTGCTGGACGGGCACTCGCACCTCGACCAGCTCGTCCGGGAGGACGCGAAGATACTGGGCGTGACGCTGCCGGACCAGGCCTCCGCCGAGCAGCAGGGCTGGGTCCGCCAGCTGACCAACGCCCAGGGCCTGGAGTTCGACAAGCTGTTCGCGAACCTGCTCCGCGCCTCGCACGGCAAGATCTTCGCGACCATCGCCGAAGTCCGCGCCGGCACGCAGAACGACGTCATCCGGCGGCACGCGACACAGGCGAACCAGACCGTCCTCGACCACATGACGGTCCTGGAGGACACCGGGCTCGTCGACGCGACGACGATCGCCGACGTCGCCGCGGCGGTGAACCCCCCGGCGAAGTGA
- a CDS encoding DUF2945 domain-containing protein, with protein sequence MTEEFKKGDRVRWDAGNQSSIGTVEEKLTEDTHAGKRDVKASPGNPQYLVRSEKSGTAVHHPDKLHKA encoded by the coding sequence GTGACCGAGGAATTCAAGAAGGGCGACCGCGTCCGGTGGGACGCGGGCAACCAGAGCTCGATCGGCACGGTCGAGGAAAAGCTCACCGAGGACACCCACGCCGGCAAGCGCGACGTCAAAGCCTCACCCGGCAACCCGCAGTACCTCGTCCGCAGTGAGAAGTCCGGGACCGCCGTCCACCACCCGGACAAGCTGCACAAGGCCTAA